A genomic window from Purpureocillium takamizusanense chromosome 2, complete sequence includes:
- a CDS encoding uncharacterized protein (EggNog:ENOG503PC51~COG:C) translates to MAPAVRQCYDQMPDPKWVISMGSCANGGGYYHYSYSVVRSVDRILPVDIYVPGCPPTAEALMYGVFQLQSKMKRTKITRM, encoded by the coding sequence ATGGCTCCCGCGGTACGGCAGTGCTACGACCAGATGCCGGACCCTAAATGGGTCATCAGCATGGGTAGCTGCGCGAATGGTGGGGGGTACTACCACTACAGCTACTCGGTGGTTCGCAGCGTGGACAGGATCCTGCCAGTGGACATCTATGTGCCTGGCTGTCCGCCAACAGCAGAGGCACTCATGTACGGGGTCTTTCAGCTGCAGTCCAAAATGAAACGGACCAAGATTACACGCATGTGA